In Salmo salar chromosome ssa14, Ssal_v3.1, whole genome shotgun sequence, the sequence TTCTTCATTTCActtgtcacattattttacattatgaagcttaccgttGTTAGGTTCTGACAACTaggaaaagctcaaaccaagtttattcacccactgagTGAAACAGCTGCAAAAACATGTTTACACAAGCACATATAATTATACCCTCCTACTAGGAGGAGTCAACTCCTTGTACGTATAGAAAGCCAACACATCTCTGTTGCTATTCAGGAACTTAATTAGTTCCTCTCACTGGTGTAGTCATGGCCCTGCCTCCTGTTAGAACCTTTGTGGGCATGTAAGAATATGTGTGTAACAGGTTccttctcacttcatctgacctgaccttgggctgaattcctcactcctccctactccacagtcctaccTTATCAGTGACTGAAACCAGGATCCATGAGATTTAACAATAACATGTTTGACAGAATGCAAACTTCCTGCCTCCCCCCTTGTCTCACTCAGTAAGTTTCCATACACCTAGTTCTTATCCAGTTCTTAATATATACATTCATTAAATGTAAAGTAATCAATGAATTCTAGTATCGTAACATGAATAAGTGTATTTCATTCTAGAATCCTACACCGTACTTCCCCAAAAGAGTTGAGCCAGTCATGtttttgtttgtaaatagcacaacaggagaataaagataaaaaaaataaaagtttttcaatttaacctatatttaactagacaaattcttatttacaatgacggcctacaccggccaaacccgtacGACGCCGGTCCAGTTCTGCGCCTGGAGAAAgcgagctggtgagtccatagcatTCAATATTTATCTTATCGAGTTATTTGCGCGGCGCACACAAGGTGATGATTTGCACAATTGCTCTCCTTCACTTTCGCTTGTGTAAATGTCCACACTCACCGAAAATGACATCcggtagctactagctatgcttgtataactttatgagctggatttgcctgtctttgcaatttgtttgtttgttttcgattttaaaaaaaattcagcATTCTGGTAATAGAGACTAAATGGGCTTTTCTTGCATTGTTTGCGCCCCCGTGGTGGGCTATGCTGGTAATACCGTGAATCCTGGGATAAGAAGGACTGTATGACAATATGAATGTTTCCCACCAAGCCTAGTGCAAATAGAGTTCCTCAGGAGAGGCAGATGTTACATAGATGCATGGAGATCAGCTTTTATGAATCTTGtaagtatttttttattaattcaaaaaaaaaaaatattaatttgATTTTGGTCAAAATGACCAAAGCGAGCGAAGCCCAATCTTAAGTAGAATGCCAAATCTGATTTGATTGTTTTCTAAAAATAGAAAAAGGAAATTGGCCAGTGTAATGAGATTAGTCCATGTCCAGAATGCATTCTGTTATGCCATAGGgtgagtctcctctctctctctctctcactcactcactcactcactcactcactcactcactcactcactcactcactcactcactcactcactcactcaaccctcctctcccctaaaaAATATATGTCTAGTCAAGGCCTTCAGATGTACTTTGTTCACAAACTTCAGTCAActttacatacatatacacacacacacacacacacacacacacacacacacacacacacacacacacacacacacacacacacacacacacacacacacacacaagaaatggAATGAGTATGTTTACATACTTCAGCAAACAGTGTGGGTGTCCTCAAGCACTTTGCAATCACCCCAAAGTGTTCAAAATCAGAGGTCAAGTGGCGCCAGGTACCACAGGGAAAGGCCAGGTGTGGTCTCAGACCTCTGTTAGGAACCCAGGTACCACAGGGAAAGGCCAAGTGTGGTCTCAGACCTCTGTTAGGAACCCAGGTACCACAGGGAAAGGCCAGGTGTGGTCTCAGACCTCTGTTAGGAACCCAGGTACCACAGGGAAAGGCCAGGTGTGGCCTCAGACCTCTGTTAGGAACCCAGGTACCACAGGGAAAGGCCAGGTGTGGTCTCAGACCTCTGTTAGGAACCCAGGTACCACAGGGGAAGGCCAGGTGTGGTCTCAGACCTCTGTTAGGAACCCAGGTACCACAGGGAAAGGCCAGGTGTGGTCTCAGACCTCTGTTAGGAACCCAGGTACCACAGGGAAAGGCCAGGTGTGGTCTCAGACCTCTGTTAGGAACCCAGGTACCACAGGGAAAGGCCAGGTGTGAACTCAGACCTCTGTTAGGAACCCAGGTACCACAGGGAAAGGCCAGGTGTGGTCTCAGACCTCTGTTAGGAACCCAGGTACCACAGGGAAAGGCCAGGTGTGGTCTCAGACCTCTGTTAGGAACCCAGGTACCACAGGGGAAGGCCAGGAGTGGTCTCAGACCTCTGTTAGGAACCCAGGTACCACAGGGAAAGGCCAGGTGTGGTCTCAGACCTCTGTTAGGAACCCAGGTACCACAGGGAAAGGCCAGGTGTGGTCTCAGACCTCTGTTAGGAACCCAGGTACCACAGGGAAAGGCCAGGTGTGGTCTCAGACCTCTGTTAGGAACCCAGGTACCACAGGGGAAGGCCAGGTGTGGTCTCAGACCTCTGTTAGGAACCCAGGTACCACAGGGGAAGGCCAGGTGTGGTCTCAGACCTCTGTTAGGAACCCAGGTACCACAGGGAAAGGCCAGGTGTGGTCTCAGACCTCTGTTAGGAACCCAGGTACCACAGGGGAAGGCCAGGTGTGGTCTCAGACCTCTGTTAGGAACCCAGGTACCACAGGGAAAGGCCAGGTGTGGTCTCAGACCTCTGTTAGGAACCCAGGTACCACAGGGAAAGGCCAGGTGTGGTCTCAGACCTCTGTTAGGAACCCAGGTACCACAGGGGAAGGCCAGGTGTGGTCTCAGACCTCTGTTAGGAACCCAGGTACCACAGGGAAAGGCCAGGTGTGGTCTCAGACCTCTGTTAGGAACCCAGGTACCACAGGGGAAGGCCAGGTGTGGTCTCAGACCTCTGTTAGGAACCCAGGTACCACAGGGAAAGGCCAGGTGTGGTCTCAGACCTCTGTTAGGAACCCAGGTACCACAGGGAAAGGCCAGGTGTGGTCTCAGACCTCTGTTAGGAACCCAGGTACCACAGGGAAAGGCCAGTTGTGGTCTCAGACCTCTGTTAGGAACCCAGGTACCACAGGGAAAGGCCAGGTGTGGTCTCAGACCTCTGTTAGGAACCCAGGTACCACAGGGGCCAGATTTGGCCAGGTGTGGTTTCAGACCTACGTTCAGATATAAAGGACTTGAAAGACCTGAGAGCGATGAGATGTATTGTTATTGAACTAACCTCGTCCCCAGGTTGGCTGGAGGACCAGACTATAACTGATTCCCTTGATCCATTTTCTGACGTTGAGGAGAAAGGGAGATGACACAGCAGGGAAATGTAGATTTTTACCATGGTGACGTTTTCAGCAGGTGGGCGTTTTCCAATCCAACTTTTCGCAACTGAGACAAAAGTAATACAAAGGGAGGAGAAATTCAACAGGGAAGAATGAGATTAATGGTAGTGGATGGGTGATTTTTTTCCCAGGCTAAATCTAGGCCTACTTCCCATCCACACACCTGGGGCCATTGATTAATTTGATTTAATTGATCCTTTCAGCAACACTGAACACAGTGCTTTGGGTTTTCCCTTTATTTACCCAAAGGAAAGAGAAACCTTCACACTGCTCTTCTTAGTATCACTTATTTTATTCAAGCTTACGTGTCGGACTCGTagtcttcgtcagagcttttattTTGAGAGTCAGCATCAGCGAGCAGAATTGAAGTTGGGAAAAAAACttgaattgaacctttatttaaccacgaAAGACACTTGAGGTTAGAAACCTATTTTTGTACCATTTAACAGACATCATACACATACTTCCTCAAGGATGAATCCTGCAATGTTATGGTTGGTTTTTTGGGGGTGTAGATCTGGGCCATTAATCTCGTCACCGTTTATACATTGGATTTGTCTGAACTGCTGAAACGCAGGCAGACATGCCTCCAGTTGGTTCATGTCAGAGCAGAGCCGTTCCCTGGCTGCAAGCTGTCACCATGACCAACACTGACACTGCCagcccctcccgctctctctttctctctcccccgtgTCCCAGTTTTCAATGAACCGTGTTAATCCTGCAACTGGGTAATCTGAACCCTTTAAACCTTGGAGCCCGAGCAGTAGTTGACTTTCCTATGTTTTAACCCATTCCCCTCTGATTATAATTTGTCTCCCCTACCTGTCTGCTGCAGGCATTCTTCCAGGGCAAGCTGAAGATCGCAGGAAACATGGGCATGGCCATGAAGCTTCAGAGTCTGCAGCTGGTGCCAGCCAAAGCCAAGCTGTGATTGGCTGATACACCCTCAGCTCTGGAACTCCTGACATATGTAGCAGTTATGCACATtctctcacccctcacccctcctctcacctctctctaacctctctcacccctcctctcacctctctcacccctcctatcacccctcctctcagctctctctaacctctctccccccctcgctcacctctctcccctctcgctcatctctctcccccctcgcttacctctctcccccctcgctcacctctcttccccctcgctcacctctctctcacctctcctcctctctatcatctcattccatctctctcctccacacctTTTCACATTCACTCTTAAGTtagcctctctttctctattgATCACTCTTTCTCTATTGATCCCTCTCACTCTATCTTTGAAATAAATTCTATACTAGATAATTAGTTGAGAAATCAACCCCGATGTCCCAAGATTCTAACTTCCTCAAGTGTCCTGTAACATAATTGATAATGAGATAATATTTATATTTAATTCACATTTTCCTCATGATTTATGGGTTCCTTATGTTTCAACCAACCAATGtgaagacacatacacacacataactgGAAAATGTCTTAACTGTTATGTCACAATATTCTGCTCTGAGCTGCCGTGACaaacaggaggaagagggattGTGACAATTGTGAAAAGCAATTGAAGTTTTTTTGGACTCTTGACGGCCATCTTCTAAACAGCTTACGAGGCTGTTGCTGTGTCAAGAAAAGGAAAAGATCATCTTTAAGACCCAACTAATCTGGTTTGATCTCCAGCACTGCTGTTCAGTCATTTAATACCACAGTGACCAGGTGTTTGTGTCCCATATGCCATGCGTTTGCTGCGAGAGCATGGCAGTGACTCTTCGCCTGCTCTCCCGCCACATAATAACACCTAATAATAACACTGTCATTGCAGTAAATGTATACAATATTTTATGTTTGTGTAGTAAATAATGTTTAATAATAATGTGACATTTTATAATAATACAGAACACCACTTTATGTGCCTCTGCTGTCTCTATGAACTGACAGCTCTGATTTCAATATGACAGTCCGATAGGACCTGATTTGAGGAAATGCTTTTATATAgaatgtgtatgtgtgaatgACTGAACGAATGCAATTGATTTTTACTAAATAAATAACAGCGATGTTGACCAGCAGACTGAGTGTTTCATTAATTACTTTCAAGATGTGAATGAGAagatggctccctattccctatcccaaatggctccctattgtCTATTTAGCATggtacttttgaccatggcccataagGCTGAGCGAGCACAGCCTGAGAGAACGTTTAACATACAGATGAAACTATTAATCGTGTGTTTGCTTCACAAATTCACTGCATTGTTGTGAAAGAGCTctcaagtaagaatttcactgtactgttttacacctgctGTATCCTGTGCACGTGGCGAATAAACTTCTGAAACTTGAAATGATTGACCAGAGGTGTTTTGAGCAAACCAATTATCCATACATACGGACACAGACCGTTTACTTTGTTCATAAGCTGTCTTCCTTATGTTTTCCTCAACAATTTTTATGTTCTaaggtgtttttttgtttgttgttaaaGGTGTAATTCATAGTAATGAAATCCCTTTCCCCAGTTTTCTCTGATTAAACCTAGGGAGCTACAGTTTAGGGTTTGACCAAAAAAGTTGTGCACTAAAAacggaatagtgttccattttgAAAATGGCTTTGCGTTTGTGTAGTAAGTCTCTTCCAGTCTGCATATTGATATCTACTGCATTTAAAACCCATGCATGTTTATTGAAGACAATGTGTTCTGTCTCTTGCTTTAATTTCAGTTCCCTTTGTTCCTGACACATCTACAGcgccttgagaaagtattcacgcccctcgactttttccacattttgtcgtcttccaaagtgagattaaaatggatttgtcaTTTTTTTGGGTCAACGATCAACACAAAGTaaataaattatgaaaaataatacactaatatatcttgattagataagtattcaacctcctgaggcaatagggtggcaggtagcctagtggttagagcgttgggccagtaaccggaaggttgctggattgaatctctgagctgacaaggtaaaaatgtgttgttctgccactgagcaaggcagttaacccactgttcccgggcgctgaagacgtggatgtaGATTATGGCAGAcccccgtacctctctgattcagaggggttgggttaaatgtggaagacacatttcagttgaatacattgttggacaactgactaggtatcccccctttcccaatacctgttagaatcacctttcaTAGTgattaaagctgtgagtctttctgggtaagtctctaagagctttgcactctGGGATTGCCAACATTTTGCCCATTGTTCTTTTCAAAATTATTAaagttctgtcaaattggttgttgatcatagttgatcattttcaggtcttgccatagattttcaagcagatttcagtcaaaactggaactcggccactcaggaacattcactgtcttcttggtaagtaactccagtgtagatttggccttgttttttaagttattgtcctgctgaaaggtaaattcttctcccagtgtctggtggaaagcagactgaaccaggttttcctctaggattttgcctgtgcatagctccattacgtttcttttttatcctgaaaaaactCTGCAGTCCttcacgattacaagcatacccataacatgatgcagccaccactatgcttgaaaatatggagagtggtactcagtaatgtattggattagccccaaatataacactttgtattcaggttagtattgtagagtaactacaatgttgttgatccat encodes:
- the LOC123726711 gene encoding apomucin-like, with protein sequence MSMFTYFSKQCGCPQALCNHPKVFKIRGQVAPGTTGKGQVWSQTSVRNPGTTGKGQVWSQTSVRNPGTTGKGQVWSQTSVRNPGTTGKGQVWPQTSVRNPGTTGKGQVWSQTSVRNPGTTGEGQVWSQTSVRNPGTTGKGQVWSQTSVRNPGTTGKGQVWSQTSVRNPGTTGARFGQVWFQTYVQI